Proteins encoded together in one Lathyrus oleraceus cultivar Zhongwan6 chromosome 5, CAAS_Psat_ZW6_1.0, whole genome shotgun sequence window:
- the LOC127080691 gene encoding uncharacterized protein LOC127080691 has protein sequence MSKFNFYSKKIIHTTKSATSISNKHETINFLNRKLLENYVKEGYRYIHLGLIQIAIKPLHKLGLNTPILLVLRDTRIKDFHNSTIAIVESNLNDGPVYFKCHPNYSMSLTDEFTKNSLVIYVQGLSDTFNPGVANIDVISKITYKVSNVDYIFKSLKTNPRNETCIIEANLSRSML, from the coding sequence ATGAGCAAATTTAATTTTTATAGTAAAAAAATTATTCATACTACGAAATCTGCTACATCTATATCCAATAAACATGAAACCATTAATTTCTTAAATAGAAAGTTGTTAGAAAATTATGTTAAAGAAGGATATCGTTATATCCATTTAGGATTAATCCAAATAGCTATAAAGCCTTTACATAAACTAGGGCTAAACACCCCTATTCTATTAGTCCTTCGTGATACTCGTATTAAAGATTTTCATAATTCAACTATTGCTATAGTTGAATCTAACCTTAATGATGGTCCAGTTTACTTTAAGTGTCATCCTAATTACTCTATGAGTTTAACTGATGAATTCACTAAAAACTCACTTGTCATATATGTTCAAGGCCTAAGTGACACATTCAATCCTGGAGTTGCCAACATAGACGTTATTAGTAAAATTACCTACAAAGTTTCTAATGTTGATTACATTTTTAAATCTCTTAAAACTAATCCTAGAAATGAAACATGTATTATTGAAGCCAATCTTAGCAGATCAATGTTATGA